The following coding sequences lie in one Streptomyces albofaciens JCM 4342 genomic window:
- a CDS encoding MFS transporter, producing the protein MLSTGRDGPRRPRRRPAWAGRNYTLLTTAAVVANLGSAGSLIAAAFAVLGTGGSATDVGLVATARTVPLVVFLLIGGAVADRLPRHRVMVAANALNCVSQGLFALLVLTGEARLWQMAVLAALGGTGQAFFAPASEGMVLSSVSGEHSGRAFAFFRMSMNGANIGGAALGGALVAAVGPGWVLAVDAVAFAVAGALRAFLDVGHLPERAPGAGLLHDLRDGWREVVSRPWLWAVIGQFAVVNAVVVAAEAVYGPMVAEDHLGGPGPWGLALAAFGAGTVGGALLMMRVKPRRILLTGILCVFPLALPSAALAVPVPVPVLLVVMFGTGIALEVFGVLWMVALHQEIPEEKFSRVSSYDWFGSLAITPLATALAGPVQDLIGRTAALWGCSALIALLTAAALCVRDVRRLTRRPDSGPARHGAPGQDPAAGPIPTAAPAPGPATGAAASADAEGSVGRTG; encoded by the coding sequence GTGCTGAGCACGGGCCGCGACGGCCCCCGCCGCCCCCGTCGCCGCCCCGCCTGGGCCGGACGCAACTACACCCTGCTCACCACCGCCGCCGTGGTCGCCAACCTCGGCAGCGCCGGTTCGCTCATCGCGGCGGCGTTCGCGGTGCTCGGCACCGGTGGCTCGGCCACCGACGTCGGCCTGGTCGCCACGGCCCGTACGGTGCCGCTCGTCGTCTTCCTCCTGATAGGCGGCGCGGTCGCCGACCGGCTGCCGCGCCACCGCGTGATGGTCGCCGCCAACGCGCTCAACTGCGTCTCGCAGGGCCTCTTCGCCCTCCTGGTGCTGACCGGAGAAGCACGGCTCTGGCAGATGGCGGTACTGGCCGCGCTCGGTGGCACCGGGCAGGCGTTCTTCGCCCCGGCCTCCGAGGGGATGGTCCTCTCCAGCGTCTCCGGTGAGCACTCCGGCCGGGCCTTCGCCTTCTTCCGTATGAGCATGAACGGCGCGAACATCGGCGGTGCCGCGCTCGGCGGCGCGCTGGTCGCCGCCGTCGGCCCCGGCTGGGTCCTGGCCGTCGACGCCGTGGCCTTCGCCGTCGCGGGCGCCCTGCGCGCCTTCCTCGACGTCGGCCACCTCCCCGAGCGCGCCCCCGGCGCCGGCCTTCTGCACGACCTGCGCGACGGCTGGCGCGAGGTGGTCTCCCGGCCCTGGCTGTGGGCCGTGATCGGACAGTTCGCGGTCGTCAACGCCGTCGTGGTGGCGGCCGAGGCGGTGTACGGGCCGATGGTCGCCGAGGACCACCTCGGCGGCCCCGGCCCGTGGGGCCTCGCGCTGGCCGCCTTCGGCGCGGGCACGGTCGGCGGCGCGCTGCTCATGATGCGCGTCAAGCCCCGCCGCATCCTGCTCACCGGCATCCTGTGCGTCTTCCCGCTCGCCCTCCCGTCGGCCGCGCTCGCCGTTCCGGTACCGGTCCCCGTCCTCCTGGTGGTGATGTTCGGCACCGGCATCGCGCTGGAGGTGTTCGGCGTGCTGTGGATGGTGGCGCTGCACCAGGAGATACCGGAGGAGAAGTTCTCCCGGGTCTCGTCGTACGACTGGTTCGGCTCGCTGGCGATCACTCCGCTGGCCACCGCGCTGGCCGGCCCCGTACAGGACCTGATCGGGCGGACCGCCGCGCTGTGGGGCTGCTCCGCGCTCATCGCGCTGCTGACGGCGGCCGCGCTGTGCGTACGGGATGTCCGCCGGCTGACGCGCCGGCCCGACAGCGGGCCGGCACGGCACGGCGCACCGGGCCAGGACCCGGCCGCGGGCCCGATTCCGACCGCGGCCCCGGCGCCGGGCCCGGCCACCGGCGCCGCCGCCTCAGCCGATGCTGAAGGCTCCGTCGGGCGGACGGGGTGA
- a CDS encoding DUF4442 domain-containing protein, giving the protein MSSDTQPSIGAMMAATVPMARTLSLVFVETTAERAVVRLPDQADYHNHVGGPHAGAMFTLAESASGAIVLAAFGDQLQRAVPLAVRAEIGYKKLAMGPVTATAELGRPVADVLAELDAGERPEFPVNVAITREDGAVTGEMTIVWTLRPNDPAKEKGEK; this is encoded by the coding sequence ATGTCCTCCGACACCCAGCCGTCGATCGGCGCAATGATGGCGGCCACCGTACCGATGGCCCGCACGCTCAGCCTCGTCTTCGTCGAGACCACCGCCGAGCGGGCCGTGGTCCGGCTGCCCGACCAGGCGGATTACCACAACCACGTCGGCGGGCCGCACGCCGGCGCGATGTTCACGCTCGCCGAGTCGGCCAGCGGCGCGATCGTGCTCGCGGCCTTCGGCGACCAGCTCCAGCGCGCCGTGCCGCTCGCCGTACGGGCCGAGATCGGCTACAAGAAGCTCGCCATGGGCCCGGTCACCGCCACCGCCGAACTCGGCCGTCCGGTCGCCGACGTCCTCGCCGAGCTGGACGCCGGCGAGCGGCCGGAGTTCCCGGTGAACGTCGCGATCACCAGGGAGGACGGCGCGGTCACCGGCGAGATGACCATCGTGTGGACGCTGCGCCCGAACGACCCCGCGAAGGAGAAGGGGGAGAAGTAG